One genomic segment of Streptomyces sp. NBC_00239 includes these proteins:
- a CDS encoding LPXTG cell wall anchor domain-containing protein: MSKQQRSAALALAAALAGPAVLMAAPAAHADVVDVKYDCKTPIGPKSAVSPIDVTAVPAGTGYKLTMSFRKGVSSSPIELGKGAMKPSAVIVVGGDDSGTVAVSGPPNAVAAPADTPIKINDLSGTYTPKKSGKVTFTAGVLTINALMTTTTCTPGNDPKPSLQMDVVAAGGGKEAGSGVTAAAAGADSLPQTGPMDSALALATLGGTVLLSGFAGVLWLTRRGRRAGA; the protein is encoded by the coding sequence GTGTCCAAGCAGCAACGCTCCGCCGCGCTCGCGCTGGCAGCGGCGTTGGCCGGTCCGGCGGTACTGATGGCCGCCCCCGCAGCCCACGCCGATGTCGTCGACGTCAAGTACGACTGCAAGACGCCGATCGGCCCGAAGTCCGCGGTCTCGCCCATCGACGTCACGGCCGTCCCGGCCGGTACGGGCTACAAGCTGACGATGTCGTTCCGCAAGGGCGTCTCCTCCAGCCCGATCGAGCTGGGCAAGGGCGCGATGAAGCCGAGCGCCGTGATCGTGGTCGGCGGCGACGACAGCGGGACCGTCGCCGTGTCCGGGCCGCCCAACGCGGTGGCCGCGCCGGCCGACACCCCGATCAAGATCAACGACCTGTCCGGCACGTACACCCCGAAGAAGTCCGGCAAGGTCACCTTCACGGCGGGCGTGCTCACCATCAACGCGCTGATGACGACCACGACCTGCACCCCCGGCAACGACCCGAAGCCCTCGCTCCAGATGGACGTCGTGGCCGCCGGCGGCGGCAAGGAGGCCGGGAGCGGGGTCACGGCGGCGGCCGCGGGCGCCGACAGCCTGCCCCAGACCGGCCCGATGGACTCCGCGCTCGCACTCGCCACCCTCGGCGGCACCGTCCTGCTGTCCGGCTTCGCGGGGGTCCTGTGGCTGACCCGCCGCGGCCGGCGGGCCGGGGCCTGA
- a CDS encoding formimidoylglutamate deiminase, with protein MPVKTFWLEHAWLGTHVEPGVALDVQDGRITALRTAVETPPARAEVLRGLTLPGLANAHSHAFHRALRGTVQVGSGTFWTWREIMYSVAQNLTPDSYFALARAVYAEMALAGVTAVGEFHYLHHAPGGTAYADPNAMGEALIAAAAAAGIRITLLDTAYLSAGFGQAPEPHQTRFSDGTAEAWAERASALKERDHARIGAAIHSVRAVPADQLGTVARWAEERRAPLHVHLSEQTAENDACQAAHGRTPTRLLADHGVLGPRTTGVHNTHLTDEDIALLGGTTTGTCMCPTTERDLADGIGPAVRLQRAGSPLSLGSDSHAVIDLFEEARAMELNERLASRTRGHWTAAALLRAATADGHAALGWADAGSLSAGALADFTTVALDSVRTAGPVPRLGAETAVFAASAADVRHTVVAGRHVVRDGHHTLVGDVAGALADAISAVRS; from the coding sequence GTGCCGGTGAAGACCTTTTGGCTGGAGCACGCCTGGCTCGGCACCCATGTCGAGCCGGGCGTCGCCCTGGACGTACAGGACGGGCGGATCACCGCCCTGCGGACCGCCGTCGAGACCCCGCCGGCGCGCGCCGAGGTGCTCCGCGGCCTGACCCTCCCGGGCCTGGCCAACGCGCACTCCCACGCCTTCCACCGGGCCCTGCGCGGCACCGTGCAGGTGGGCTCCGGCACCTTCTGGACCTGGCGCGAGATCATGTACTCCGTCGCCCAGAACCTCACCCCCGACTCGTACTTCGCGCTCGCCCGGGCCGTGTACGCGGAGATGGCCCTGGCCGGCGTCACGGCCGTCGGCGAGTTCCACTACCTCCACCACGCGCCCGGCGGCACCGCGTACGCCGACCCCAACGCCATGGGCGAGGCCCTGATCGCGGCCGCCGCAGCGGCGGGCATCCGCATCACCCTCCTCGACACCGCCTACCTCTCCGCCGGCTTCGGGCAGGCCCCCGAGCCGCACCAGACGCGCTTCTCCGACGGCACCGCCGAGGCCTGGGCAGAGCGGGCCTCCGCCCTCAAGGAGCGCGACCACGCCCGGATCGGCGCCGCGATCCACTCCGTACGGGCCGTCCCGGCGGACCAGCTCGGCACGGTCGCGCGCTGGGCCGAGGAACGCCGCGCGCCCCTGCACGTCCACCTCTCCGAGCAGACCGCCGAGAACGACGCCTGCCAGGCGGCGCACGGCCGCACGCCCACCCGGCTGCTCGCCGACCACGGCGTCCTCGGACCGCGCACCACCGGCGTCCACAACACGCACCTGACGGACGAGGACATCGCCCTGCTCGGCGGGACGACCACCGGCACCTGCATGTGCCCCACCACCGAACGCGACCTCGCCGACGGCATCGGGCCTGCCGTCCGCCTCCAGCGGGCCGGCAGCCCGCTCTCGCTGGGCAGCGACAGCCACGCCGTGATCGACCTGTTCGAAGAGGCCCGGGCGATGGAACTCAACGAGCGGCTCGCCAGCCGGACCCGCGGGCACTGGACCGCGGCGGCGCTGCTCCGGGCCGCCACCGCGGACGGCCACGCGGCCCTCGGCTGGGCCGATGCGGGCTCGCTGTCCGCGGGGGCCCTGGCGGACTTCACCACCGTCGCGTTGGACTCGGTCCGCACGGCCGGGCCGGTGCCGAGGCTCGGTGCCGAGACCGCCGTCTTCGCCGCGTCGGCGGCCGACGTCCGCCACACGGTGGTTGCTGGTCGCCACGTCGTCCGCGACGGTCACCACACCCTCGTCGGTGACGTGGCGGGAGCCCTGGCCGACGCGATCAGCGCCGTCCGTTCCTGA
- a CDS encoding diaminopimelate decarboxylase → MADDEPTAGIADRRDLAVRAAVEQGLVGGADGADPLVCLLDAAGIEASAAALHAAFAAALPAGTPVLHTFAVKAAPLVAVLRLLSRAGLGCETASPGELALARAAGVAPDRTVLDSPAKTTAELREALALGIAVNADNAQELARIDALMASAQSRSPLGLRVNPQIGAGSIGSTSTATATSKFGFALRDEGARARVVAAYAERPWLTRLHTHSGSQGVPLALSARGVRELYELAEEINAAAGRQQVDTLDIGGGLPVNFGSDRETPTFAEYVEVLREAVPGLFAGRYGLVTEFGRALLAKHGLLVARVEYTKSSGTRPIALTHAGVQVATRTVYAPGSWPLRILAYDAKGRPRAGEPAVAQDVAGPACFAGDLLAENRPLPLLNPGDLVVAPDTGAYFFTAHYGYNSLPRPAVHGFRLAPDGVRFTLVRPAQRLSDLVAEAGGNHADALLEP, encoded by the coding sequence ATGGCCGACGACGAACCGACCGCAGGCATCGCAGACCGCCGCGACCTGGCCGTACGGGCCGCCGTCGAGCAGGGCCTGGTGGGCGGCGCGGATGGCGCGGACCCGCTGGTGTGCCTGCTCGACGCCGCCGGAATCGAAGCGTCCGCCGCCGCGCTGCACGCCGCCTTCGCGGCCGCGCTGCCGGCCGGCACCCCGGTCCTGCACACCTTCGCGGTGAAGGCCGCCCCGCTGGTGGCGGTGCTGCGGCTGCTGTCGCGGGCGGGCCTCGGCTGCGAGACGGCCAGCCCCGGCGAGCTGGCACTGGCCCGGGCGGCCGGCGTGGCCCCGGACCGGACGGTGCTGGACTCCCCCGCCAAGACCACGGCCGAACTGCGCGAGGCGCTCGCCCTGGGCATCGCCGTCAACGCCGACAACGCGCAGGAGCTCGCCCGGATCGACGCGCTGATGGCCTCCGCGCAGAGCCGCTCCCCGCTCGGCCTGCGGGTCAATCCGCAGATCGGGGCGGGCTCGATCGGCTCCACCTCCACCGCGACCGCGACCTCGAAGTTCGGCTTCGCGCTGCGCGACGAGGGCGCCCGGGCCCGGGTGGTCGCCGCGTACGCCGAGCGGCCGTGGCTGACCCGGCTGCACACCCACTCCGGCTCCCAGGGGGTGCCGCTCGCGCTGAGCGCGCGGGGGGTGCGGGAGCTGTACGAACTGGCCGAGGAGATCAACGCGGCCGCCGGACGGCAGCAGGTCGACACCCTCGACATCGGCGGCGGACTGCCCGTGAACTTCGGCTCCGACCGCGAGACGCCCACCTTCGCGGAGTACGTCGAGGTGCTCCGGGAGGCCGTCCCGGGCCTCTTCGCGGGGCGGTACGGGCTGGTCACCGAGTTCGGGCGGGCCCTGCTCGCCAAACACGGCCTGCTGGTGGCCCGCGTCGAGTACACCAAGAGCTCCGGGACCCGCCCGATCGCCCTCACCCACGCCGGCGTGCAGGTGGCCACCCGTACGGTCTACGCACCGGGCTCCTGGCCGCTGCGGATCCTCGCGTACGACGCCAAGGGCCGGCCCCGGGCCGGGGAACCGGCCGTCGCCCAGGACGTCGCCGGCCCGGCCTGCTTCGCCGGCGACCTGCTCGCGGAGAACCGCCCGCTGCCGCTCCTGAACCCCGGCGACCTCGTCGTGGCCCCGGACACCGGCGCGTACTTCTTCACGGCCCACTACGGCTACAACAGCCTGCCCCGCCCCGCCGTACACGGCTTCCGGCTCGCTCCGGACGGCGTCCGCTTCACCCTGGTCCGCCCCGCCCAGCGGCTGTCGGACCTGGTGGCAGAGGCGGGCGGCAACCACGCCGACGCCCTGCTGGAGCCTTAG
- the hutU gene encoding urocanate hydratase, which yields MSGPRPVRAARGTELSTLGWQQEAALRMLQNNLDPEVAEHPDKLVVYGGTGKAARDWRSYDAMVRTLQTLKQDETMLVQSGRPVGVMQTHEWAPRVLLANSNLVGDWANWEEFRRLEQLGLTMYGQMTAGSWIYIGTQGILQGTYETFAAVAAKLHSIGKGGVNGTLAGTITLTAGLGGMGGAQPLAVTMNDGVAICIDVDPRAIERRIEHRYLDVKADNLRHALQLAVEARDARKPLSIGLLGNAADLLPQMLAEGAPIDIVTDQTSAHDPLAYLPTGVDFEDMASYAAKDPAGFTTRARESMAKHVEAMVGFMDAGAEVFDYGNSIRGEAQLAGYDRAFAFPGFVPAYIRPLFCEGKGPFRWAALSGEASDIHKTDKAMLELFPENESLHRWIKMAGERVHFQGLPARICWLGYGERDKAGERFNEMVADGTLAAPLVIGRDHLDCGSVASPYRETEAMLDGSDAIADWPLLNAMVNVASGASWVSLHHGGGVGMGRSIHAGQVTVADGTALAGEKIRRVLTNDPGMGVIRHVDAGYDIAESVADERGVRVPMREGDTA from the coding sequence ATGTCAGGACCCCGCCCCGTACGTGCTGCGCGCGGCACCGAGCTCAGCACCCTGGGATGGCAGCAGGAAGCCGCCCTCCGGATGCTCCAGAACAACCTCGACCCCGAGGTCGCCGAGCACCCCGACAAGCTCGTCGTCTACGGCGGCACCGGCAAGGCCGCCCGCGACTGGCGCTCGTACGACGCGATGGTCCGCACCCTGCAGACGCTCAAGCAGGACGAGACCATGCTGGTCCAGTCCGGCCGCCCGGTCGGCGTGATGCAGACCCACGAGTGGGCCCCCCGCGTCCTGCTCGCCAACTCCAACCTGGTGGGCGACTGGGCCAACTGGGAGGAGTTCCGCCGCCTGGAGCAGCTCGGCCTGACCATGTACGGCCAGATGACCGCCGGTTCGTGGATCTACATCGGCACCCAGGGCATCCTCCAGGGCACCTACGAGACCTTCGCCGCGGTCGCCGCGAAGCTGCATTCGATCGGAAAGGGAGGGGTCAACGGGACCCTCGCCGGCACCATCACCCTCACCGCCGGCCTCGGCGGCATGGGCGGCGCCCAGCCGCTGGCCGTGACGATGAACGACGGCGTCGCCATCTGCATCGACGTCGACCCGCGCGCCATCGAGCGCCGCATCGAGCACCGCTACCTGGACGTCAAGGCCGACAACCTCCGCCACGCGCTCCAGCTCGCCGTCGAGGCCCGCGACGCCCGCAAGCCGCTCTCCATCGGCCTGCTCGGCAACGCCGCCGACCTCCTCCCGCAGATGCTCGCGGAGGGCGCCCCGATCGACATCGTCACCGACCAGACGAGCGCTCACGACCCGCTCGCCTACCTGCCGACCGGCGTCGACTTCGAGGACATGGCCTCCTACGCGGCCAAGGACCCGGCGGGCTTCACCACCCGCGCCCGCGAGTCCATGGCCAAGCACGTCGAGGCCATGGTCGGCTTCATGGACGCCGGCGCCGAGGTCTTCGACTACGGCAACTCCATCCGCGGCGAGGCACAGCTGGCCGGCTACGACCGCGCCTTCGCCTTCCCCGGCTTCGTCCCCGCCTACATCCGCCCGCTGTTCTGCGAGGGCAAGGGCCCCTTCCGCTGGGCCGCCCTCTCCGGCGAGGCCTCGGACATCCACAAGACCGACAAGGCGATGCTCGAACTCTTCCCGGAGAACGAGTCCCTGCACCGCTGGATCAAGATGGCCGGCGAGCGCGTCCACTTCCAGGGCCTGCCCGCCCGCATCTGCTGGCTCGGCTACGGCGAGCGCGACAAGGCCGGCGAGCGCTTCAACGAGATGGTCGCCGACGGCACCCTCGCCGCCCCGCTCGTCATCGGCCGCGACCACCTCGACTGCGGCTCCGTCGCCTCCCCGTACCGCGAGACCGAGGCCATGCTCGACGGCTCCGACGCGATCGCCGACTGGCCGCTGCTGAACGCGATGGTGAACGTCGCCTCCGGCGCGTCCTGGGTCTCGCTCCACCACGGCGGCGGCGTCGGCATGGGCCGCTCGATCCACGCCGGTCAGGTCACCGTCGCCGACGGCACGGCGCTCGCGGGCGAGAAGATCCGGCGCGTGCTGACGAACGACCCGGGCATGGGAGTCATCCGGCACGTCGACGCCGGTTACGACATCGCGGAGTCCGTGGCGGACGAGCGTGGCGTGCGGGTCCCGATGCGCGAGGGTGACACCGCGTGA
- the hutI gene encoding imidazolonepropionase, producing MTTTVIHNIGSLVTNDPALGTGPLGLVEDAAVVIDGDRIAWVGPTGTAPQADTAYDAQGRALIPGFVDSHSHLVFAGDRTQEFNARMSGRSYTAGGIRTTVAATRAASDEALEANLVRHLREALRQGTTTFETKSGYGLTVEDEARALRIAAAHTEEVTYLGAHIVSPDHADDPAAYVALVTGEMLDACAPYARWVDVFCEKGAFDGDQARAVLTAGKAKGLIPRIHANQLSHGPGVQLGVELGAASADHCTHLTDADVDALANSATVATLLPGAEFSTRAQWPDARRLLDAGATVALSTDCNPGSSYTSSMAFCIALAVRDMGMTPDEALWAATAGGARALLRTDIGVLTPGSRADLALLDAPSHVHLAYRPGVPLVSAVWQRGVRAL from the coding sequence GTGACCACCACCGTCATCCACAACATCGGCAGCCTCGTCACCAACGACCCCGCCCTCGGCACCGGCCCCCTCGGCCTGGTCGAGGACGCGGCCGTGGTCATCGACGGCGACCGCATCGCCTGGGTCGGCCCCACCGGTACTGCCCCGCAGGCCGACACCGCGTACGACGCGCAGGGCCGGGCGCTGATCCCCGGCTTCGTCGACTCGCACAGCCACCTCGTCTTCGCCGGCGACCGCACCCAAGAGTTCAACGCCCGCATGTCCGGCCGCAGCTACACCGCCGGCGGCATCCGCACCACCGTCGCCGCCACCCGCGCCGCCTCCGACGAGGCGCTGGAGGCCAACCTGGTGCGCCACCTCCGCGAGGCGCTGCGCCAGGGCACCACCACCTTCGAGACCAAGTCCGGCTACGGCCTGACCGTCGAGGACGAGGCCCGTGCGCTGCGGATCGCCGCCGCCCACACCGAGGAGGTCACCTACCTCGGCGCGCACATCGTCTCCCCCGACCACGCCGACGACCCGGCTGCGTACGTGGCGCTGGTCACCGGCGAGATGCTGGACGCCTGCGCCCCGTACGCCCGCTGGGTGGACGTGTTCTGCGAGAAGGGCGCCTTCGACGGCGACCAGGCCCGGGCCGTCCTCACGGCCGGCAAGGCGAAGGGCCTGATCCCGCGCATCCACGCCAACCAGCTGAGCCACGGCCCCGGCGTACAGCTCGGCGTGGAGCTCGGCGCGGCCTCCGCCGACCACTGCACCCACCTCACCGACGCCGACGTGGACGCCCTCGCGAACTCCGCGACCGTCGCCACCCTGCTGCCCGGCGCCGAGTTCTCCACCCGTGCGCAATGGCCCGACGCCCGCCGGCTCCTCGACGCCGGTGCCACCGTCGCCCTGTCCACCGACTGCAACCCCGGCTCCTCCTACACCAGTTCGATGGCGTTCTGCATCGCGCTGGCGGTCCGGGACATGGGCATGACCCCGGACGAGGCCCTGTGGGCCGCCACCGCCGGCGGCGCCCGCGCGCTGCTGCGCACCGACATCGGCGTCCTGACCCCGGGTTCCCGCGCGGACCTGGCGCTCCTCGACGCCCCCAGCCACGTCCACCTCGCCTACCGGCCCGGCGTCCCGCTGGTCTCCGCCGTGTGGCAGCGGGGAGTGCGCGCGCTCTGA
- a CDS encoding allantoate amidohydrolase, whose product MWADLAPIGRHTGSGGYRRFAWTGADADCRAWFRAQAEARGLAYETDRNGNQWAWLGDPLAGDAVVTGSHLDSVPDGGAFDGPLGVVSSFAALDELRNRGVEFTRPLAITNFGDEEGARFGLACVGSRLASGQLTKEKAYELRDADGVTLPQAMEAAGYDPEAIGADHARLARIGAFVELHVEQGRALDLSGDRVGIASAIWPHGRWRFDFRGEANHAGTTRLADRRDPMLPYAETVLAARREAEFAGAVATFGKIAVEPNGVNAIPSLVRGWLDARAADGKALDEVLDGVRRAAREHAERHGVELDVVRESFTPVVEFQHALRDELARILGEKTPVLGTGAGHDAGILSATVPTAMLFVRNPTGVSHSPAESAEEDDCVAGVLALADVLEGLACR is encoded by the coding sequence ATGTGGGCGGACCTGGCGCCCATCGGGCGGCACACGGGCTCCGGCGGCTACCGCCGCTTCGCGTGGACCGGCGCCGACGCGGACTGCCGCGCCTGGTTCCGGGCCCAGGCCGAGGCGCGCGGGCTCGCGTACGAGACCGACCGCAACGGCAACCAGTGGGCCTGGCTCGGCGACCCGCTCGCCGGGGACGCCGTGGTCACCGGCTCGCACCTGGACTCCGTACCCGACGGCGGGGCCTTCGACGGCCCCCTCGGCGTGGTGTCCTCCTTCGCGGCCCTGGACGAACTCCGCAACAGGGGAGTGGAGTTCACCCGGCCGCTGGCCATCACCAACTTCGGTGACGAGGAGGGCGCCCGCTTCGGGCTGGCCTGCGTCGGCTCCCGGCTCGCCAGCGGGCAGCTGACCAAGGAGAAGGCGTACGAGCTGCGCGACGCCGACGGGGTGACCCTGCCGCAGGCCATGGAGGCCGCCGGGTACGACCCGGAGGCGATCGGGGCCGACCACGCGCGCCTCGCCCGCATCGGCGCCTTCGTCGAACTCCACGTCGAACAGGGCCGCGCACTGGACCTGTCCGGCGACCGGGTCGGCATCGCCTCCGCGATCTGGCCGCACGGCCGCTGGCGGTTCGACTTCCGCGGCGAGGCCAACCACGCGGGCACCACCCGCCTCGCGGACCGGCGCGACCCGATGCTCCCGTACGCGGAGACGGTGCTCGCCGCCCGCCGCGAGGCCGAGTTCGCGGGCGCCGTCGCCACCTTCGGCAAGATCGCGGTCGAGCCGAACGGCGTCAACGCCATCCCCTCCCTCGTGCGGGGCTGGCTCGACGCCCGCGCCGCCGACGGGAAGGCGCTGGACGAGGTGCTCGACGGGGTGCGCCGGGCCGCCCGGGAGCACGCCGAGCGGCACGGCGTCGAACTCGACGTCGTCCGGGAGTCCTTCACCCCCGTGGTCGAGTTCCAGCACGCACTGCGCGACGAGCTCGCCCGCATCCTCGGGGAGAAGACCCCCGTGCTGGGGACGGGCGCGGGACACGACGCCGGAATCCTCTCCGCGACCGTCCCGACCGCGATGCTGTTCGTACGCAACCCCACCGGCGTCTCGCACTCCCCGGCGGAATCCGCCGAGGAGGACGACTGCGTCGCCGGTGTCCTCGCCCTCGCCGATGTACTGGAAGGCCTCGCGTGCCGGTGA
- a CDS encoding COG1470 family protein: protein MLRAAVSACAAVVVLLGTAGPARAAEPGWTAAPAAGAATRPGSADERPYFYLQGVPGTVLEDRLALSNPSGRTRTVTLHGADAYNGPGGAFAVRPAARTTGAGSWIRFADATVRIPPRTRAVVPFTVTVPSGAVPGDHPAAVVATEGGREAGVRVRLRVEGPTLSALTVEDVAVTGSGRSAVLRYALVNRGNTTLSPELAVRAAGLFGELPGHRARPLGVELLPGRRVELTEPWPGAPALDSVDLTLTVTAGGGAHASATGSAAFVPWAAVAGTAASLAALGTAALLFARTRRNRRAASPEPREQAVRPAPEAELTGAAR, encoded by the coding sequence GTGCTGCGGGCGGCGGTTTCGGCGTGCGCCGCCGTCGTGGTGCTGCTGGGCACCGCCGGCCCGGCCCGCGCCGCCGAGCCCGGGTGGACGGCCGCGCCCGCCGCGGGCGCCGCCACCCGCCCCGGCAGCGCCGACGAGCGCCCGTACTTCTACCTCCAGGGCGTCCCCGGCACCGTGCTGGAGGATCGGCTCGCGCTGTCCAACCCGTCCGGCAGGACCCGCACCGTCACCCTGCACGGGGCCGACGCCTACAACGGGCCCGGCGGCGCCTTCGCCGTACGCCCGGCGGCCCGTACCACCGGCGCCGGGTCCTGGATCCGCTTCGCCGACGCCACCGTCCGGATCCCGCCCCGCACCCGTGCGGTCGTTCCGTTCACCGTCACCGTGCCGTCCGGCGCAGTCCCCGGCGACCACCCGGCCGCCGTCGTCGCCACCGAGGGCGGCCGCGAGGCCGGGGTACGGGTCCGGCTGCGGGTCGAGGGCCCCACCCTGTCGGCGCTCACCGTCGAGGACGTGGCCGTGACCGGCTCCGGCCGGTCCGCCGTCCTGCGGTACGCCCTCGTCAACCGCGGGAACACCACCCTGTCCCCGGAGCTCGCGGTGCGCGCCGCCGGGCTGTTCGGGGAGCTGCCGGGCCACCGGGCCCGCCCGCTGGGCGTCGAGCTGCTGCCCGGCCGCCGGGTGGAGCTGACGGAACCCTGGCCGGGCGCGCCCGCCCTCGACTCCGTGGACCTGACCCTCACCGTCACCGCGGGCGGCGGCGCGCACGCCTCCGCCACGGGCTCCGCCGCCTTCGTCCCGTGGGCGGCGGTGGCCGGCACCGCGGCCTCTCTGGCGGCCCTCGGCACGGCCGCGCTGCTGTTCGCACGTACGAGAAGGAACCGGCGCGCGGCATCGCCGGAGCCCCGGGAGCAGGCCGTGCGGCCCGCTCCGGAAGCCGAGTTGACGGGAGCGGCCAGGTGA